One genomic window of Campylobacter fetus subsp. fetus includes the following:
- a CDS encoding cell surface protein produces MISKSEVSELFIVLFGRPTEGEGNTYWVNESSANGWGMIETSNAILNLDITKSFLGETLNNNESFVKHLFKNAVNLTEFVSDEQKAGLKYWVDLLDNGTVSKADLVGHFVNAAKDPSNAGANQDLFNNKVIVSNYVADTIAKLPLDGLTPDQQNALIQKTVDIINNVTSNSSSVESAKGEVDGLKESIDEAGLNKIALTTENDTITGTEGGDLISGVVGTAAESTLNPGDKIDGGAGNDVLKVDLKNNFKGLKDDGYIKNIEKLSLTNSSVSNRTFDAKGIDGLQTVALSGEKGISVTNLANIVDVELTNLKADKFNVDSIYADKVLDGSADVQNLKVNGVGAKGASVAITADKIETLNLNTTGSQSFVSADVASISVKGNANLSLATGAKTTTLDASSFGGALDADLSTSASVTSIKGGNGNDKITIKDVAVNVAIDGGAGNDELVIKGSTADTLQPTLTNIEKVTVDGNTKDLTLSLKKAQSVTELSFKNIAKTVTESNGNVETVNILANNATDKAVTINDESLKTINFSDVDDKGASVAAKGKIVADKATELTINSNKVTAAADAVVQAANATKIDINAAKDTVGLTLGGVAKLTDLTVNNKGAFALTGANATDLDSVKNLSVNTEGAFSIATATSLKNLNNLSLNGVSADLNSVNVGTATLASLEANINVSGEFKLGTTTAKGDVDFNIENVGALTLGAITSSTGNASVIISSATGNVTLGAVSATQGNLTLNAGNTLGNITIGALAGDIVSVDLGGVLGTINSASGNKVEITSNEVTYVGSEISKNVVEITAAAGGTDLNAQVIGGAAADDALTIIGKGDTQTITASGDLSGGTLTLTLTDATKLSSLDISGVKGITGNVAIELGKAVQGNKTDVSVQGSDAAEQITYTSAASLTDIKISGDLGAGANTITVTPDTAAADLKTIDLSGLSATGGTLASTITLVAANTAITSVKGSLGADTITVVSENKAVAIDLGKDTAVDKVDVSSTKISDKTNDASIKADLVSITNALSGDQIVLKGATSIKDRGDLSGEANLLAALAKLGEGKDGTVVATTAEVFTYKGNTYVVDAAGDAAFANNDILIELTGIVTFNDTVDANTITVA; encoded by the coding sequence ATGATTTCAAAATCAGAAGTTTCAGAGCTATTTATAGTTCTTTTTGGAAGACCTACAGAGGGTGAAGGTAATACTTATTGGGTAAATGAGAGTAGTGCTAATGGATGGGGTATGATTGAGACATCTAATGCTATACTTAATTTAGATATTACTAAGAGTTTTCTTGGCGAGACTTTAAATAATAATGAGTCGTTTGTAAAGCATTTATTTAAGAATGCTGTTAATTTAACTGAGTTTGTTAGTGATGAGCAAAAAGCTGGTCTTAAGTATTGGGTTGATCTTTTAGATAATGGTACAGTAAGTAAGGCTGATTTAGTAGGACACTTCGTGAATGCTGCTAAAGATCCTAGTAATGCTGGGGCTAATCAAGATCTATTTAATAATAAGGTAATTGTTAGTAATTATGTTGCTGATACTATAGCTAAACTTCCACTTGATGGTCTTACTCCTGATCAACAAAATGCTTTAATACAAAAGACTGTTGATATAATTAATAATGTTACTAGTAATAGTAGTAGTGTTGAGAGTGCTAAGGGTGAGGTTGATGGGTTAAAAGAGAGTATAGATGAGGCTGGTTTAAATAAGATAGCTCTTACTACTGAGAATGATACTATTACTGGTACTGAGGGTGGAGATCTTATTAGTGGGGTGGTAGGTACTGCTGCTGAGAGTACTTTAAATCCTGGGGATAAGATAGATGGTGGTGCTGGTAATGATGTGCTTAAGGTAGATTTGAAGAATAACTTCAAAGGCCTAAAAGATGACGGCTACATCAAAAATATAGAAAAACTATCTTTAACTAATAGTAGTGTTTCAAACAGAACATTCGACGCTAAAGGTATAGATGGATTGCAAACAGTTGCGTTAAGTGGCGAAAAAGGAATTAGCGTTACTAATCTTGCTAATATAGTAGATGTTGAGCTTACTAACCTAAAAGCTGATAAATTCAATGTAGATTCTATATATGCGGATAAAGTGCTTGATGGTTCAGCTGATGTGCAAAATTTAAAAGTAAATGGTGTTGGTGCTAAAGGTGCTAGCGTAGCAATAACTGCCGATAAGATAGAAACTCTAAATTTAAATACTACAGGAAGCCAAAGCTTTGTAAGTGCTGATGTGGCAAGTATATCTGTAAAAGGAAACGCAAATCTATCTTTAGCAACAGGAGCAAAAACTACTACTTTAGATGCTTCTAGCTTCGGTGGAGCTTTGGATGCAGATTTAAGCACATCAGCTAGTGTTACTAGTATTAAAGGTGGAAATGGTAATGATAAGATAACTATAAAAGATGTTGCAGTAAACGTAGCAATTGATGGTGGCGCTGGAAATGACGAGCTAGTTATCAAAGGAAGCACTGCTGACACACTTCAACCGACTTTAACAAATATAGAAAAAGTTACTGTAGACGGTAATACTAAAGATTTAACTCTATCATTGAAAAAAGCTCAGAGCGTAACAGAGTTAAGCTTTAAAAATATAGCTAAAACTGTTACTGAGTCAAACGGAAACGTAGAGACAGTTAATATCTTGGCAAATAATGCTACTGATAAAGCAGTAACTATCAATGACGAGAGTTTAAAAACAATTAACTTTTCAGATGTTGATGATAAGGGAGCTAGCGTAGCAGCAAAAGGTAAAATAGTAGCCGATAAAGCAACCGAGCTTACAATTAACTCAAATAAAGTAACAGCTGCTGCTGATGCCGTAGTTCAAGCTGCAAATGCTACAAAAATAGATATAAACGCAGCTAAAGATACTGTTGGTTTAACTCTTGGCGGTGTAGCTAAATTAACTGATTTAACCGTAAATAATAAAGGTGCGTTTGCATTAACAGGCGCAAATGCTACGGATCTTGATTCGGTAAAAAATCTTAGCGTAAATACCGAAGGAGCATTTAGCATAGCTACTGCTACAAGCTTGAAAAACTTAAATAACTTAAGCTTAAACGGAGTTTCTGCTGATTTAAACAGTGTTAACGTAGGAACTGCTACTTTAGCATCTTTAGAAGCAAATATAAATGTAAGCGGAGAGTTTAAACTAGGAACGACTACTGCAAAAGGCGATGTAGACTTTAATATAGAAAATGTTGGAGCATTAACTTTAGGAGCTATAACTTCATCAACAGGAAATGCTAGTGTGATCATCTCTTCAGCTACTGGAAATGTTACTTTAGGAGCCGTATCAGCAACTCAAGGTAATCTAACTCTAAATGCAGGAAATACTCTAGGAAACATTACTATAGGAGCTCTTGCTGGTGATATAGTAAGCGTAGATCTAGGTGGTGTTTTAGGGACTATAAATAGCGCTTCTGGTAATAAAGTAGAAATTACTTCAAACGAAGTTACTTATGTAGGTTCAGAGATCAGTAAAAACGTAGTAGAGATAACTGCCGCAGCCGGCGGTACTGATTTAAATGCTCAAGTAATAGGTGGGGCCGCTGCAGATGATGCATTAACAATAATAGGTAAAGGCGATACTCAAACTATAACCGCTAGCGGAGATTTAAGTGGTGGAACTTTAACTCTTACTTTAACGGATGCTACTAAACTAAGTAGTTTGGATATAAGCGGGGTTAAGGGTATAACAGGTAATGTTGCAATCGAACTAGGTAAAGCAGTACAAGGTAATAAAACAGATGTAAGCGTACAAGGTAGCGACGCTGCTGAACAAATAACATATACTTCAGCTGCGAGTCTTACAGATATAAAAATATCTGGCGATCTAGGAGCAGGAGCTAACACTATAACCGTTACTCCAGACACTGCTGCAGCAGATTTAAAAACTATAGATCTAAGCGGATTAAGCGCTACTGGCGGAACTCTTGCTAGTACGATTACTCTTGTTGCTGCAAATACGGCTATTACTTCTGTTAAGGGTAGCTTAGGTGCCGATACTATCACAGTGGTATCTGAAAATAAAGCAGTAGCTATAGATTTAGGAAAAGATACTGCGGTAGATAAGGTAGATGTAAGCTCAACTAAAATATCAGATAAGACAAACGATGCCTCTATAAAAGCTGATTTAGTAAGTATAACTAACGCTTTATCCGGAGATCAAATAGTACTAAAAGGTGCTACTAGCATAAAAGATAGAGGAGATTTATCTGGCGAAGCTAATTTGTTAGCTGCATTAGCTAAATTAGGCGAAGGCAAAGATGGAACTGTAGTTGCTACTACTGCTGAAGTATTTACTTATAAAGGAAATACTTATGTAGTCGATGCTGCAGGAGATGCTGCATTTGCCAATAATGACATATTAATAGAATTAACAGGTATCGTTACATTTAATGACACTGTTGATGCTAATACAATCACAGTAGCTTAA
- the gmd gene encoding GDP-mannose 4,6-dehydratase, which yields MKTVLITGVTGQDGAYLSRYLLDLGYKVYGGFRRAASTNLWRLNELNLTNEPQFSLIELDITDPVSCINAIKTSKPDEIYNLAAQSFVGISFNEPLHTSYASGIAVLNLLEAIRLTNKSIKFYQAGTSEMFGKVQTIPQTEKTPFYPRSPYGVAKLYGHFMTINYRESYDIFASCGILFNHESPLRGLEFVTRKITNTAAKIALKKVDCLELGNLDAKRDWGYAKDYVEGMYAILQHTNADTFVLASNKTTTVRDFVKMSFEALDIPLTFEGSGENEVARDKQGNILVKVNPKFFRPAEVDLLIGDASKAKTALNWQAKTNLDELCSMMVKADLKRIQNGFEF from the coding sequence ATGAAAACAGTACTTATTACAGGCGTTACAGGACAAGACGGAGCATACTTATCAAGATATCTTCTAGATCTAGGATATAAAGTATACGGAGGTTTTAGAAGAGCAGCAAGCACAAATTTATGGAGACTAAATGAGCTAAATTTAACGAATGAACCGCAATTTAGCCTTATAGAACTAGACATAACAGATCCTGTAAGCTGTATCAATGCTATCAAAACATCAAAACCAGATGAAATTTATAACCTTGCCGCACAAAGCTTTGTAGGTATAAGCTTTAATGAACCACTGCACACATCATACGCATCTGGCATAGCGGTTTTAAACCTTTTAGAAGCTATAAGACTAACAAATAAATCTATAAAATTCTATCAAGCAGGAACATCAGAGATGTTTGGCAAGGTTCAAACCATACCGCAAACAGAAAAAACACCATTTTATCCACGCTCTCCTTATGGAGTAGCTAAGTTATATGGTCATTTTATGACTATAAATTATCGTGAAAGTTATGATATATTCGCTAGCTGCGGAATATTATTTAACCATGAAAGTCCTTTAAGGGGGCTGGAATTTGTGACTAGAAAGATCACAAATACAGCAGCTAAAATCGCTCTAAAAAAAGTTGATTGCTTAGAATTAGGCAACCTAGATGCCAAACGCGACTGGGGATATGCTAAAGATTATGTAGAAGGAATGTATGCCATATTGCAACATACAAATGCAGATACATTTGTTTTAGCATCTAATAAAACAACTACAGTAAGAGATTTCGTAAAAATGAGCTTTGAAGCTCTAGATATTCCACTTACATTTGAAGGAAGCGGAGAGAATGAAGTAGCTAGAGATAAGCAAGGAAATATATTGGTAAAAGTAAATCCTAAATTTTTCCGTCCGGCTGAAGTTGATTTGCTTATAGGCGACGCATCAAAAGCTAAAACTGCTTTAAACTGGCAAGCTAAAACAAATTTAGACGAACTCTGCTCCATGATGGTAAAAGCCGATCTAAAAAGAATACAAAACGGTTTTGAATTTTGA
- a CDS encoding glycosyltransferase: MGGVRCGIAGYSKYLCSELSKITDIKILSWSDSLDNDYQKIDKRNWSVASFNNSDVVWFQYHIAFFDLDKSFANLIKSLNNIGKTTLITLHSTKQYLYMDDSIKKDVSDTLFLFDRVFVHSIDDLNNLKSIGIVDNVTLFPQGIVKQDISENQKEKNINKEFTIGFFGFLFPHKGVSNLLKAFIKFEKDHPLTKLVCLSSLRSDHPLSLSEYKLCKSIIDNSAIEDKIEWQTDFLDDDIVQNKLSKCDIIVLPYGITDESSSAAARSCMCCSKIVAVSPSTIFDELRDMTFQIKGFKIDNIVDLLNEAYNGFSNDQTKIVLENRQKWLNETNWQTLANRYYKIILAIRNDKNFINQTKGLL; the protein is encoded by the coding sequence GTGGGGGGGGTAAGATGCGGTATAGCTGGATATTCAAAATATTTATGTAGTGAATTATCAAAAATTACAGATATAAAAATACTATCATGGTCAGACTCTTTAGATAATGATTATCAAAAGATAGACAAACGAAATTGGTCCGTAGCTTCATTTAACAACAGTGACGTCGTATGGTTTCAATACCATATAGCATTTTTTGATTTAGATAAAAGCTTTGCAAATTTAATAAAATCACTAAACAACATAGGCAAAACAACCCTTATAACTCTGCATTCTACAAAACAATATCTATATATGGATGATAGTATTAAAAAAGATGTTTCAGATACCCTTTTTCTTTTCGATAGAGTTTTTGTACACTCCATAGATGATTTAAACAACCTAAAATCAATCGGTATAGTTGATAATGTTACCCTGTTTCCTCAAGGAATCGTTAAACAAGATATAAGTGAAAATCAAAAAGAAAAAAATATCAATAAAGAATTTACAATAGGCTTTTTTGGATTTCTATTTCCTCATAAAGGAGTCAGCAATCTATTAAAAGCGTTTATTAAATTTGAAAAAGATCATCCGTTAACAAAGTTGGTTTGCTTAAGCTCTCTTAGATCAGATCATCCGTTATCTTTATCCGAATATAAACTATGCAAATCAATCATAGACAACAGTGCAATAGAAGATAAAATAGAATGGCAAACAGACTTTTTAGATGATGATATAGTGCAAAATAAGCTATCAAAATGCGATATTATAGTGCTTCCGTATGGAATTACGGATGAAAGTAGCAGTGCCGCAGCAAGGTCTTGTATGTGTTGCTCCAAAATAGTAGCCGTATCTCCTAGTACAATTTTTGATGAGTTAAGAGATATGACATTTCAAATAAAAGGATTTAAAATAGATAATATAGTAGATTTGTTAAACGAAGCTTATAATGGATTCTCAAATGATCAAACTAAAATTGTTTTAGAGAATAGACAAAAATGGCTAAATGAAACAAACTGGCAAACTCTAGCTAATAGATATTATAAAATCATACTAGCAATTAGAAATGATAAAAATTTTATAAACCAAACAAAAGGATTATTATGA
- a CDS encoding methyltransferase domain-containing protein, which translates to MSDFYKYLEDNLRGSSENIQNRLNFYIPFLKAIKQDNELEVIDIGCGRGEFIELLIMNNIKATGYDIDEQMIKGAKEKGLNVMLKDALTALKEHKNNSVDAITGFQIAEHLEFGLLENIIKESLRILKDNGILILETPNPENIYVATNGFYLDPTHIHPLPMELLVNLTAYCGFEKIKVARLNETTPKQNVKDLVLLTSPDYALIAQKKDNKKLDALFNINYGISFDDVFDKFDSCYAKFDLVDKLQSDITYLKKENEELQKILQPIKKCYYFYHWFILGAKSWILFTPNSRPRRIIREINKKTINKLESTIKSNLILKKSIKKMLSTFPALNPAVQKLRLYGKNEFIAQNQGKIIKFIDYRISDDRLLNLKLKQTDKIIQTFSSISIIGHFKGSYSLAIVNKNILKSLDDFSNLDISVSPYEEQKELKSDDPYLNKFIKTTNSDITIYHHYPLIKNTDKNSFCIALFFWEESKIPQNTIDELNANYNAIIVSSYFIKKVLIDNGCTTTIKVVNIPIIEFKTKNPTVFHKDIKLFHISSCFPRKGADILLCAFNELCKNNEFKFTLTIKTFYNPHNNIKQLLNSLVDKKYQNRVNIIFDELSQDKILKLYEEADIIVLPTRGEGLNYPAIEGAISQKPIIATGYSAHTDFLDSFANYIDFNYAKSESHVSSSYSVWANPSVKSLKEQILKISKMPKDELFQKTSVLKNSLEKMFFGKNAVNNFISSISALKSYEPLQKNYNISIVSTWGG; encoded by the coding sequence GTGAGTGATTTTTATAAATATTTAGAAGATAATTTACGCGGAAGTAGTGAAAATATACAAAATAGGCTTAATTTTTATATTCCATTTTTAAAAGCCATAAAACAAGATAATGAACTAGAAGTCATAGATATAGGTTGTGGACGAGGAGAATTTATAGAGCTTTTAATTATGAACAATATAAAAGCGACAGGATATGATATCGATGAACAGATGATAAAAGGCGCTAAAGAAAAAGGCTTAAATGTTATGCTAAAAGATGCTTTAACCGCATTAAAAGAGCATAAAAATAACTCAGTAGATGCCATAACAGGATTTCAAATAGCAGAACATTTAGAATTTGGTTTATTAGAAAATATTATAAAAGAGAGCTTAAGAATATTAAAAGATAACGGAATTTTGATACTAGAAACCCCAAACCCTGAAAATATATATGTAGCTACAAACGGTTTTTATCTTGATCCTACACATATCCATCCTTTACCTATGGAATTGTTAGTAAATCTTACTGCGTATTGTGGATTTGAAAAGATAAAAGTAGCTAGATTAAACGAAACTACTCCCAAACAAAATGTAAAAGATTTAGTATTACTGACAAGTCCAGATTATGCTTTAATAGCACAAAAAAAAGATAATAAAAAACTAGATGCGCTATTTAATATAAACTATGGAATCAGCTTTGATGATGTATTTGATAAATTTGACTCTTGTTATGCTAAATTTGATTTAGTAGATAAATTGCAATCAGATATAACATACCTTAAAAAAGAAAACGAAGAGCTGCAAAAAATATTACAACCGATAAAGAAATGCTATTATTTTTACCACTGGTTTATACTAGGAGCTAAATCGTGGATACTATTTACCCCAAATAGTAGGCCAAGACGGATAATAAGAGAAATAAACAAAAAAACTATAAACAAATTAGAATCTACAATAAAAAGCAATTTAATATTAAAAAAATCTATTAAAAAAATGCTATCTACCTTCCCTGCTCTAAACCCTGCCGTCCAGAAACTAAGACTATATGGTAAAAATGAGTTTATTGCACAAAATCAAGGTAAAATTATTAAATTTATTGATTATAGGATATCAGATGATAGATTATTAAATTTAAAATTAAAACAGACTGATAAGATAATACAAACTTTCAGCTCAATATCTATCATAGGACATTTTAAAGGTAGCTATAGTTTGGCTATCGTAAATAAAAATATATTGAAATCTCTTGATGATTTTTCAAATTTAGATATCTCTGTATCGCCGTACGAAGAACAAAAAGAGTTAAAATCAGACGATCCGTACTTAAATAAATTTATAAAAACAACAAATAGCGATATAACAATATATCATCACTATCCTCTGATAAAAAATACCGATAAAAATAGCTTTTGCATAGCCCTATTTTTTTGGGAAGAGTCTAAAATTCCACAAAATACCATAGACGAATTAAATGCAAACTATAACGCTATAATAGTATCATCGTATTTTATAAAAAAAGTTCTTATAGACAATGGTTGTACTACCACTATAAAGGTTGTAAATATACCGATAATAGAGTTCAAGACTAAAAATCCAACAGTATTTCATAAAGATATAAAGTTATTTCATATATCATCATGTTTTCCTAGAAAAGGTGCAGATATACTGCTTTGCGCATTCAATGAACTTTGCAAAAACAATGAATTTAAATTCACTCTTACCATAAAAACATTTTATAACCCACATAATAATATAAAACAACTACTTAACTCATTAGTAGATAAAAAATATCAAAATAGAGTAAATATAATATTCGACGAATTAAGCCAAGATAAGATTTTAAAACTATATGAAGAAGCAGATATCATTGTTTTACCTACTAGAGGCGAAGGACTAAACTATCCAGCAATAGAAGGAGCCATATCTCAAAAACCGATCATTGCTACTGGATATAGCGCACATACAGACTTTTTAGATAGTTTTGCAAACTATATAGACTTTAACTATGCAAAATCTGAATCGCATGTAAGTTCGTCTTATTCCGTATGGGCAAATCCGAGCGTAAAAAGCCTAAAAGAGCAAATTTTAAAAATATCCAAAATGCCGAAAGATGAACTATTTCAAAAAACTAGCGTGTTAAAAAATAGTTTGGAAAAAATGTTTTTTGGAAAAAATGCTGTAAATAACTTTATCTCATCTATATCTGCATTAAAATCATATGAGCCATTACAAAAAAACTATAATATATCTATAGTAAGCACGTGGGGGGGGTAA
- a CDS encoding ABC transporter ATP-binding protein — translation MIALKVESLNKIYKSYESNISRIVTWFGLKHNSSRDISILKDINFEIHSGQTVGLIGQNGAGKSTLLKIITGTLKPTSANITINGKISSILELGMGFSGELTGRQNAYHSAGLMGYRKKEIDEVISYIEDFAEIGEYFDKPVRLYSSGMQMRLAFAIVTAKRPEILIIDEALSVGDIYFQHKSFSKIREFSKAGTTLLIVSHDLMAIQSICQRAILLDKGQILKDDTPDVVLDFYNAMISKKQSNHIVQQKLSNGKIKTTSGSKDANIIDAYIINHKGVKTSDLETCESITLKLQIKINKDIDDLVLGFIIKDRFGLTMYGTNTHHLGKTLVNLKKGEILNYSFDFKLNLGSGSYSFSAALHSGDSHLEQNYEWSDNILIINVKNTLYPYFNGCVFLEPNLRIDK, via the coding sequence ATGATAGCATTAAAAGTAGAATCTCTAAATAAAATTTATAAAAGCTATGAAAGCAACATATCTCGCATTGTTACTTGGTTTGGACTAAAACATAACTCTTCACGCGATATATCTATATTAAAAGATATAAATTTTGAAATACATTCCGGACAAACAGTAGGTTTGATAGGTCAAAATGGAGCCGGTAAAAGCACTCTGCTAAAAATAATTACAGGTACATTAAAACCAACATCTGCGAATATCACAATCAATGGTAAAATATCATCTATATTAGAACTTGGAATGGGATTTAGCGGCGAGCTTACAGGAAGACAAAACGCATATCATTCAGCAGGACTTATGGGTTATAGAAAAAAAGAGATAGATGAAGTTATATCATATATAGAAGATTTTGCCGAAATTGGTGAATATTTTGATAAACCGGTTAGATTATACAGCAGCGGTATGCAGATGCGATTAGCCTTTGCTATAGTTACTGCAAAAAGACCTGAAATTTTGATAATAGATGAAGCTTTATCTGTAGGAGATATATATTTTCAACATAAAAGTTTTAGTAAAATACGAGAATTTAGCAAAGCGGGGACTACTTTGCTTATTGTATCACACGATCTTATGGCTATACAATCAATATGCCAAAGAGCCATACTATTGGACAAGGGTCAAATTTTAAAAGATGATACGCCTGATGTTGTTTTAGACTTTTATAATGCCATGATATCTAAAAAACAAAGCAATCACATCGTCCAACAAAAGTTAAGTAACGGAAAAATCAAAACTACCTCAGGCAGTAAAGATGCAAATATCATAGACGCTTATATTATAAATCATAAAGGTGTTAAAACATCGGATCTAGAAACTTGTGAATCAATAACTCTTAAACTACAAATTAAAATAAACAAAGATATAGATGATCTAGTTCTTGGATTTATCATAAAAGATAGATTCGGACTTACTATGTATGGTACAAATACGCACCACTTAGGTAAGACTTTAGTAAATTTAAAAAAAGGTGAGATTTTAAATTACTCTTTTGATTTTAAATTAAACTTAGGATCTGGTTCATACTCATTCTCGGCCGCTCTTCACTCCGGTGATAGTCATTTGGAACAAAACTACGAATGGAGTGATAATATATTAATAATAAATGTAAAAAACACATTATATCCATATTTTAACGGCTGTGTGTTTTTAGAGCCAAATTTAAGGATAGATAAGTGA
- a CDS encoding ABC transporter permease yields the protein MKQILEIWTYKYFICSSIKTDFISRFTRSKLGGLWIIINPLMQVLMYAIVLSSVLSSKLPGIDNKYSYAIYLIAGMLFWSLFNEIFLRCVDVFVSNANIIKKIPFPKLCLPIIASGTAIINNIIFFLTMIIVFLFLGHDIGINLIYIPLLAILTILLALSGGMLFGIINVFVRDVSQIMSIAIQFLFWFTPIVYMINILPQKYYKFIYINPLTSIAEGYHQIILYNKAPDLGTLLYPFLLTVCVACLAIFIYNKADEEMADVL from the coding sequence ATGAAACAGATACTGGAAATTTGGACATATAAATACTTTATATGCTCATCCATAAAAACAGATTTTATCTCACGATTTACTAGAAGTAAACTTGGTGGGTTATGGATAATAATAAATCCATTAATGCAGGTTTTAATGTATGCTATCGTATTATCTTCGGTACTGTCTTCTAAGCTACCTGGAATCGATAATAAATATTCATATGCAATATATCTTATAGCCGGAATGCTTTTTTGGTCACTTTTTAATGAAATATTTTTAAGATGCGTAGACGTATTCGTTTCAAATGCAAATATAATAAAAAAAATACCGTTTCCAAAACTATGTTTACCGATAATTGCATCTGGAACGGCAATTATAAACAATATTATATTTTTTTTAACAATGATAATTGTATTTTTATTTTTAGGTCACGATATAGGAATAAATTTAATATATATACCGTTACTAGCAATTTTAACAATACTTTTAGCTCTTAGCGGAGGTATGCTTTTTGGTATTATAAATGTATTTGTAAGAGACGTATCGCAGATTATGTCTATAGCGATACAATTTTTATTTTGGTTTACTCCTATAGTATATATGATAAATATACTACCTCAAAAATACTATAAATTTATATATATAAATCCCTTAACATCTATAGCAGAAGGATATCACCAGATCATATTGTACAATAAAGCGCCAGATCTAGGTACTCTTTTATACCCATTTTTACTAACTGTATGTGTGGCTTGCTTAGCTATATTTATATACAATAAAGCAGACGAAGAAATGGCAGACGTATTATGA
- a CDS encoding glycosyltransferase — translation MKKALVCDWLDKYSGAERCVESFTDIWNDFDIFSLVDFLNDTDRSVILKGKKASVSFIQNLPFSKSKFRNYLPFFPYAIEQFDLNEYDLVLSSSHCVAKGILTNHKQFHICYMHTPIRYAWDMYHSYLNEHKLNSGLKAMLVKWFLYRIRMWDYVSANRADKIIANSKFIASRIEKIYSRKADVIYPPVDTDSFTLNSDKDDYYVTCSRLVAYKKVDVIIRAFNKNGKKLVVIGDGEEMQNLKVLAKKNIELVGFQSSQNLKQYLQGARAFVFAAVEDFGISVVEAMACGTPVIALKKGGACESVEEGVCGNLFCEQNEDSLNAAIVEFEKNIDKFDPNLIRQNALKFSKDKFKKSINEYVNNEYEKFKNG, via the coding sequence TTGAAAAAAGCGTTGGTTTGTGACTGGTTGGATAAATATAGCGGAGCTGAAAGATGTGTAGAAAGCTTCACTGATATTTGGAATGATTTTGATATTTTTTCGCTTGTGGATTTTTTAAATGATACGGATAGAAGCGTCATTTTAAAGGGCAAAAAAGCATCTGTTAGTTTTATACAAAATTTACCTTTTTCAAAATCTAAATTTAGAAATTATCTACCATTTTTTCCTTATGCTATCGAGCAGTTTGATTTAAATGAATATGATCTTGTGCTATCTAGTTCGCATTGCGTAGCAAAAGGAATTTTAACAAATCACAAACAATTTCATATCTGCTATATGCATACTCCTATAAGGTATGCGTGGGATATGTATCATTCGTATTTAAATGAACATAAGCTTAATAGCGGACTTAAAGCGATGCTTGTAAAATGGTTTTTGTATCGTATTAGAATGTGGGATTATGTAAGCGCAAATAGAGCCGATAAAATCATTGCAAACTCTAAATTTATAGCTTCTAGGATAGAGAAAATTTACTCAAGAAAAGCAGATGTTATATATCCGCCCGTAGATACGGATAGTTTTACGTTAAATAGCGATAAAGATGACTATTACGTTACTTGCTCAAGGTTGGTAGCCTATAAAAAAGTTGACGTTATAATAAGGGCTTTTAACAAAAACGGTAAAAAATTAGTAGTGATAGGCGATGGCGAGGAGATGCAAAATTTAAAAGTTTTAGCCAAAAAAAATATTGAATTAGTTGGTTTTCAAAGCAGCCAAAACTTAAAGCAGTATTTACAAGGTGCAAGAGCGTTTGTATTTGCCGCCGTAGAGGACTTTGGTATTAGCGTAGTAGAGGCGATGGCGTGCGGTACTCCTGTTATAGCATTAAAAAAAGGAGGAGCTTGTGAAAGCGTAGAAGAGGGCGTTTGCGGTAATTTATTTTGCGAACAAAACGAGGATAGTTTAAACGCAGCTATAGTAGAATTTGAAAAAAATATAGATAAATTTGATCCAAATTTGATAAGACAAAATGCACTTAAATTTTCAAAAGATAAATTTAAAAAATCTATAAACGAGTATGTAAATAATGAATACGAAAAATTTAAAAACGGGTAA